A genomic stretch from Mya arenaria isolate MELC-2E11 chromosome 10, ASM2691426v1 includes:
- the LOC128205351 gene encoding uncharacterized protein LOC128205351: protein MAEKRKSPDEKHKEYFSRVNFALTDCGRIVLLHLLEQRVVDLTPKAHPTQPWSLDEFLYENRNNNLLSTCRDKQKSNILYPGFSKKTDLDKWDIPLLVSVLLNACKLDDGNNLHSQLRHDIINLKNLRNKMDHKGTSTLSKELYKWYFGRILGAVTRICDYMQEQDFKESLLTELAKYGSLRHTYKNGLISEFDCKPVDIVNDADAAVVSGLQQLEKIIKKQGLSVKIPVLQVFIFFRNYNKEDEQSITEHLHRIFSEALENDTELPDDRTLNQLEVAVKSLLAKLFDEKKILTKVNKGCLILSIQCNDLDAVISLIEDSLSGKLGRFFEPLEELMRTDAGYKLFEVDVGITSQSCWALLTEMFYEVSDKCDQRCFTVESIVQDDGIAVRIQVFLQSIKEKENLQQSFSSVEKQEICKKIEELLAFDLDQPGMDMVLLPSIINEGTSRTPPKNLLEKKKTMMHEPLKHRVEAREKIRHSQVKNSSEDKKTHRIDISGEFSRPGKLNLVSLVQDASHISKKPKKTVRFGGAKKKKPMKQELLRDGIEPKGTRNHSLIKNKDNDKENGDHIPFNTNPKHPARFLPLKQEKTPTPGLLQNRMPSTKKKRYSLKTTMMRTLNALWSDQNMNSTAKS, encoded by the exons ATGGCAGAAAAAAGAAAATCTCCGGATGAGAAACATAAGGAATATTTTTCCAGAGTAAATTTTGCACTTACTGATTGTGGGAGGATAGTATTATTGCACCTTTTAGAACAAAGAGTTGTGGATCTCACACCAAAAGCGCATCCGACACAACCCTGGTCACTAGATGAGTTTTTATACGAAAATAGGAATAATAACTTGTTATCTACTTGCCGAGACAAACAAAAGAGCAATATACTTTATCCAGGTTTTAGTAAGAAAACGGATTTGGACAAGTGGGATATTCCCCTTCTGGTTTCCGTACTTCTAAATGCATGCAAACTAGACGATGGTAACAATCTACACAGCCAACTGAGGCATGACATCATTAACCTTAAgaacttaagaaataaaatggACCACAAGGGTACTTCAACATTGAGCAAGGAATTATACAAATGGTACTTTGGTCGCATTCTCGGTGCTGTGACACGAATATGCGATTACATGCAAGAACAAGATTTCAAAGAATCTCTTCTTACAGAACTTGCGAAGTACGGAAGTCTAAGGCATACATATAAAAACGGTCTTATTTCAGAGTTTGATTGCAAACCCGTTGACATAGTCAATGACG CTGACGCAGCGGTTGTGAGCGGGTTGCAGCAATTGGAAAAGATCATTAAGAAACAGGGGTTGTCAGTGAAAATACCAG TCCTTCaagtattcatattttttcGGAACTACAATAAAGAGGACGAACAATCAATTACGGAACATTTGCATAGAATATTTTCAGAGGCATTAGAGAATGACACAGAATTACCAG ATGATAGGACTTTAAACCAGCTGGAGGTTGCAGTTAAGTCCCTTCTTGCTAAATTATTTGACG agaaaaaaatattaacgaaAGTTAACAAAGGTTGTCTCATTCTATCAATCCAGTGTAATGATTTGGACGCAGTTATTTCTCTGATAGAAGACAGTCTTTCGGGAAAGCTGGGGAGGTtttttgaacctcttgaagaaCTTATGCGGACTGATGCAGGCTATAAACTCTTTGAAGTAGATGTTGGAATTACAAGTCAAAGTTGCTGGGCTCTCCTTACTGAAATGT TCTATGAAGTGTCAGACAAATGTGATCAGCGTTGTTTCACTGTGGAAAGTATAGTACAAGATGATGGCATTGCTGTAAGAATTCAAGTCTTTCTACAAAGtatcaaagaaaaagaaaacttacagCAATCATTTTCGTCGGTCGAAAAGCAAgaaatttgcaagaaaatagAGGAATTATTGGCGTTTGATCTTGACCAACCTGGCATGGATATGGTTTTATTGCCATCGATTATCAATGAAG GTACAAGTCGTACACCGCCGAAAAATCTCTTGGAAAAGAAGAAG aCGATGATGCACGAGCCTTTGAAACATCGGGTGGAAGCAAGAGAGAAAATACGCCACTCCCAGGTTAAGAACAGTAGCGAGGACAaaaaaa CACACCGTATAgacatttccggtgaattcagccgtccTGGAAAACTCAATCTGGTATCTTTAGTACAAG ATGCAAGCCATATTTCGAAAAAGCCGAAAAAGACTGTTCGTTTCGGGGGCGCAAAGAAAAAGAAG CCGATGAAACAGGAGCTTTTGCGAGATGGGATTGAACCAAAGGGAACGAGAAACCACTCACTGATTAAGAACAAGGACAATGACAAGGAAA ATGGAGATCATATTCCGTTTAACACAAATCCGAAACACCCTGCTCGTTTCTTGCCCTTGAAGCAGGAAAAG ACACCAACGCCGGGCCTTTTGCAAAATCGAATGCCATCAACGAAGAAGAAACGCTACTCACttaaaacaacaatgatgaGAACCTTAAAC GCGTTGTGGTCAGATCAGAATATGAACTCGACAGCAAAAAGTTGA